The following nucleotide sequence is from Corylus avellana chromosome ca7, CavTom2PMs-1.0.
AAAACTAAGGTTTTATTTAGGATTCAAAAGTTTGGAGGTTTTGAACGTTTTCaaagtatattaatatatggTGTTCAAGTACTAGTTGGAATGAAGAgtggttaaaaaattaaaaaaaaaattaaaaaaggtggatttttgtggtgttttcaaaaaatgaaagcGTGTCAGAACCCCCTTGGTCGACCGAGTATTGTGCTCGACCAACCGAGCTTGAGATAGAAACTTCCAGTGTGCCCTAGTCAATGCTCAATCAAAGCTTGATCAACCAAGCCTGGGTAGTGTGGTAAAAATAAGGTTTTTCATGGGCTAAACCATAATTTAAATGTCCTTAAAGGTTCAAGGAACATCTTATGACTTAAAGGAAGATTAGAATCTGACAATTAGATGTAATCTGTATGTAGAGAAAACACGATTTCAAGCCAGACAATTTTAAACCAAGGATTAGTGAAAGGGTAAGTAAAACTATCCAACCATACTGAAATGTTTTACATGCCATAAATTGTTGTGCACAATTACTGACTCTGAGCCCTATGATTTAAAGTATGTTTCATATATGCACTGAATGTTATACTAagtttttcattgtttaaaaaaaggaatttaatgcaaaaatgaattttgaaggAACAAGTAGTTTTGAAAGGAATTAATTTAAAGGAAAGAATGGTTTTtgaataaaatggaaaaaagaacaTTTTGGAAATGTTTTATCACAACCCAGGGTTGAGAGGGGGAATACGCTCGATGATCGAGTGTCGGGAGGAGGAGTACGACTTGACAACCTAGTGATAAGTGGATATGCGCTTATCGACCCAGTGCTAGGAGGAATAGGACTAGGCTGACTAGCCACCCAGAGTCATGAAGGCTAATACGACTAACCACCTAGTGATAGGAAAGGTAACACAACTAGCCACCCAGCGTTAGGAAGAGGAGTACAACCAACAACCCAGTGATAAGTAGGGTAATACGCTTATCGACCCAGTGCTAAAAGGGGCGCACGACCATCaattaatgaaatgaaatgaaaagtaAAAGTATATGTTGATTTTGATATGCTATTATAAGTGTGTATGCTGCATGTTTTGATTTAACTGTTGTATTTTATTATCAACTGAATTTAACTACTATAAATAGCTATACACTAATGTTTTAATATGGAAAAAGATAGCGTTAAGTATATCCGTTATTTATAGCTATACAGTGCTAGAAGGGCTCACGTCACACACTGTAAATAGTTAGCTAGTACTTACTTACTGAGTTTGGGCTCATTGTTTCCACCTGTAAAACTGTGGAGTTTTACAAATACAGTCAAAGTAACTGAGGAAGAACCCTATTGGAATCAGGATTATTATCCTCGAGGATCTGCTGGAGGCCTCAATCTTTGAGGTATGGCTGAATTTTGTGGAGATCAGCCATAAGTGTTACTAGTTGCCATAGTGGCATTTTTGTAATAGTTTGAACAAggttaaatatattttgtaatGACATTTGATAATTATATGAAGTTGTCTAGTAAAGCTCTGGTGTTCAGTTCATTGTGTATATAAGTGAGTTTGTAgtttcaaaaagaagaaaaaacatagATACATGCAATTTCTGCTAAGTGAATCAGCGTAATAGTAGCGCCACATGGAATATGTGAGTATTCCGCGTCTATCGACTTATATATTTTAAGCTAGGGTGTTACATGGGATGTTGAGTACATGAAGTGGTTCCTTTTGCATTGTGCAATAGGAAGGTTTATGTGATTAACAATAGGTATTgaagaggtttatttatttattttgaagagTTTAATAAACAAGGGATTTAAGTAAAATTACCTGAGTCAAGAGTTGATGCTTGGCAACGAGCAAACAACTAAAGTTGGAAGCTCATCTGGCTCATCAATAAGTGCTGGCAAAGTAGCAGGTACAAGCAGAGGACTGATAGCATATTTCTCTTCACTACTACTCTCCCCTTGAGGAGAGGTTTGGGTAGATGAAAAATTAGGTTGTGATTCGAAGAATGTCAAATCcataaacacaaaacacttcCTTAATGGGGGATGATTACACTTGTTCCCCATTTGAATGGGCGAATAATCCAAGAAGACACATTTATGGGCTCAAGGATCCAATTTACCTTGAGCTGGACCATGAaggtaaacaaaacaaacacccTAGGGGGAACAATACATGCAGAGGAAGACATAGAGGGTGACAAAACCTCAATAGGTGTCTGGAAATTCAAGACGAGATGGCATCCGATTGATAAGATATGCACTTGTGAGCAAGGTATCACCCAAAtaagatttggaaaaataaatagaaatcaTTAAAGCTCAGGTTACCTATAGAAGATGCTGATATTTATGCTTAGCAACTCTATTTTGTTGAGAAGTGTCAAGACAAGTCGTCTGGTGGATAATGCGATGCTCAATAAAATATGTGCAAAGGTCACTAGATAGATACTTGCCCCCATTGTCTAAACGAAAAAATTTGATGGAGGCATTAAACCGAGTTTGAACCATTTTGTGAAACATCTGAAAAATTGATAATACATCACTTTTATCTTTTAACAAATAGACGCATGTGGTCTTAGAATAATCATCAATTAAAAAATCCACCAACAAAATCTAGATAAAGAAACAACTCTCTGAGGACTCTAGATATCAGATGAACAATAACAAAAGGCTTAGAACTTTTATTTAAACTAGGAAGAAAAGACACCCAATGGTATTTGACACGTTCACAAGTATCATACTGAAACTTAGAAACATTATTGTgcaaaaataaagaaggaaacaTGCATCgtaacaaagaaaaagacaaatgcTTTAGAAGTTGATGCTAGAGCCAAATCATTGTCGCAGAGTCATCAGATGACAGATAGACGGCGTGATAAGCCTATTTGAGTTGACCATGTGTCCGGGGTTGAGAATAAAAGTGGTAGAGACCATCCCTCAAGTTATCACCCACAATGAGGAGCTGCCCCCACCAAGGAGGTGGCCATGGCTCATAACACACTCTTCTAGCCTAATTCTTCTTTTGATGACCGATTCAacctctaataaaaaatatataccttTGTTATATTTCATCTCTTCCATCAACAACATCGGCTCTAGGAAGTCAAAATTGAATCTTGCTATTGGCTTTCCAAAAATTCATTCGTGAATAAGAATTCAAGGGCTATAAGCAAGCTCTTCTAGTTGTTTTTCCTGCTGCTTATTATGATGGCTATGTCCAATTATCCACCATGACTAAGTCCTggaaaaaacaataataagaaTAAGAGATAACTATGTAATTCAAATCATGGGTAATACGTGCAATAGATAATAGATTAGTTGCAAAATCGGGTACATTGAGAATATATGAAAGTGACGAAGATAGCGTTACAAAAATAGAACATTTACTAGACATAGGTTATAGCGAACCATTAGCTATTCTTACCTTGTCTCTACATGAGCATAGATTATAAGAAGAAAACGGGGGAAGATAAACTAGTCATATGATTGGGAACCCCTGAATCAATGATACAAGGATCATCAGATTCAATGGTGGATGCATTCAAAGCATAGGCTAAATTACCTGAATAGGCAAAGGAGGAGGATGCACTAGTGGACATTTCTAATTGAGACATAAGCCGACGGAGTATTTCTAGTTCTTCCTTATTGAGTGTCCTGGTGTCGGGAGTGGAAGGACCAAGAGTAGGCATGGAAGATGCTATCTCTGCTCTCCACTATCAAAGGGTGATTAGCCCGAGGCCAAGTACATTGTCAAAACAACCTTCTCTACCTAGTAGGTTGACCATGAAGCTTCCAACAAGTCTCGTATGTCGAGACCTATTACAGTGGTCAGAAAATAATTTGTCCTTCTCATCCGTATACCCATCCGTTACTTTTCTTTCATCACAACTCCTATAATCTCCTTGTTGTTACATTGGGATGGAGTAACTATGGTGAATCGGTCATGTGAAGAAGAATGTAGCATAGCACTAGGACGACTCTCCTCATTTTGAACATATGCAAATAACTCCCCTCAAGAGGAAAATGCTCCTTCCCCAAAATTAGAACTCAAACTTGatcaaactcaaaattttaactGGTAAGAAATTCAAAGATATGCCCCTCGTTTATTATTCTTCAGATTTTAACCGTATACACTGCACACTCGATCTAAAAGATTTGGTAGTAATCCAATTCCTGTCACAAACCACGAATCTTATGAAATAGATGGCAACAAACCACTCACCTTGGGTTGTCCCATGAATCTGAAGCTTCAGCTCATAAATGTGTTGCATTCCCCTTCTTAGAACAAATTTGCATTGTTACGTTCCAAATCTCCTTTGGAGTGTAGAGAAAAAGATAACTCTGACTAATCTCCAATTGCATAGAATGTAATAACCAGGACATAATTGTTGAATTCTATAGCTCTTTCACAAGTATAATTACCTAACCGGGGCTTTGAGATTATACCATTTAGATATCTCATTTTCCCCTTAACACTTCATAAATAACATGGTATATTACGACCAAGTAAGATAATAAAGCCCGTCTAATTTCACTATTGTGATTTGGAGAGTTGGATTTTCAATCTAAGAGGTCACTTGTCTCTCTATTCcccttttgtgattttttggtaTATGcctcacttttaacatttctAGATAGACATCCAACTAAATAGCTCTAATACCCAACCACGAGGCTCAATGAAGTATcgaatataacattaaaactaAACTAGGCATCACACATCATACTTGATTAAATATGCAAACAACATAGGTATAGTAGCATCTTTTTTTTACTCCTCTAAACAACTTGTCGTTTAGTGTAACTTACCGCTCGTTTAGTGTAATTTGTCATTTGGTTCTGAGCTACACGACTTGTCGTTTTGGCCCTTTAAACTGCCGCCTTACACAGCCACTAGAACAGTCATCATAGCCACTAGAAACTCGTGTTTTCTTTATAAATCAACGCAGATCATACCGCTTAATCCAATCGCCCTCATAAATCCTCTTACTCGCAACAACAAGGATCAAAACTGAAGAAAACTGATTGGCACCACCAGTGCTGGTTGTGTTCTCCGCGTTTAACCGAAAAAACTTTGATCGATAATCTTCTAATAAGCACAGATGCAAGCAAAGACCAAGCTTTTTCCTTTATGCTGATGTCAGCATATGTATAGCCAGcatttctctccctttttttctcGATTTTCCTAGGAATCGACCGCTTTGATACTaagttgaaaagaaaagaaaaagtaaagaaagaaaggagcAAAGAAGGGAGAAATTGTATGATTTCTAGGTTAATGagctatatattaaaaaaaaacaggaatGCAACCTATTATGATATAATAATAGAAACATAAtcagagaataaaataaaatcaggaAATTAATTGTGTTTCCTAGCGTAGCACATAAATGATAACAACAGATACTAATAAAACTCAACATCTAATATTCATCTCAATTTTAGCATCAGAAAGTCCAAAAAATGTACCAGTATAGACGCTCGTTTTTATCCAGTTTGATTCTTGTTATATCCATTTCTGTCAATTGAACACCtgagaaaacaataaaagaatacTTAACACGGTAAAAGAAAGTACAAGCTTTATTTacttatatatcacattttacCTCGTATATTGGATTCAATTTCTAGTTCAAATATCTGCTCCTTATGAATACATCTGAGAACAGGCAGAACTTTATATAGCAGGTACTGCAACCGCTGTAGTTTCACAGTGACATCTAGTTCCTTATGGCAAGGCTGtcagaagaaaaacaagaacagtgaggaaaaaaaaaacaaatgtaatCTATCTCACAAACTTCCCATAATTGAGATTagaaaagggggaggggggagacagagagacagagaaggCATACCTTCACAACCAGAACCTCCCGCAAACAAGCTTTGCAATTGCAGTTGCCACAACAAAATGGACATGCATCCTCAACTTCCTCTCTTGTCTTCCCAGGGTACCTATTTCATTACAAACTATGTAAAGTCATTGCAGATCAAATCCCTCAACTTGAGAGCACTGTATTAGAACAAGGCTCATATTAATGCTGAGAGCTGGCTGAATTAGAATTGGCCAACACCTTCGAGCATATAAGTAATCCTTGGAGCATAAACTCGCATAGAAAAATGTACTAATAAAACTTCTATCATTCTTCTTACCACTTTTCAAGGCACTCATAACAATAACGCTTCCTATTACAGTTGGAACAGAAGACGACACCACTCTTGTCATTTCGCTGACATTGATGACACATTAAACTCCCCTTCTTGTTTTTATTGGACTCATCCTGCAGCGGCTAAGCTTGTTAAAATGGAAGACAATTCATTGCTGAGTAATacaggaataaaaataaatcaggCATACAATACACTTTCAATTGATGCAGAAAATGCGAAACAAACATCGCACTCTTGTTATAGGGAGTTGTAGCATTCAGAATAGAGATCTCGCTGCAGTATTGATTTCGCCAGATTACCGTGGTTTGTAGtggaattatatttttttccaatagagttgatattattgtattttttctaattttttgtgAACTCAAGTTCTGGGCATAAACTTGACAGTTGTAATCTATATTTTATTATGATCGAATTTGTCCCGACTGTAGAGAGTTTTCTACGTAAATTTGGTGTGTTCTTGTGTGTTGCTCTCTTGGTGTTTGATAGTATTTCATATTAAGTGCTTGTGTgtggtttttttcttctactttttgcttgaattattaatttaattcattCATTGAAGGTACtttggcccaaaaaaaagcatataaaatgcgaagaaaaaaaaactgaaaatctaAGAAAGAAAGACATACAACCATTGAATTTACCTTCTCCAGGGCTTTACTCTCGGACTTAGCGGGCCTCCATTGTCCTTTATCGGAATTACTCTTTCCTTCACCGGAATTACCATTTCCTTCGCTGGAATTACCCTGTCCTGCACCCTTATTGAACGTAGACAGAGATTGTTGGGAATTAGTTACGCCTTTATCAACTTTCACTCTCTTATACGCAGAGAAGTTGTTCTTCTGCTCTTTGGTCAAAATGTGTTTCAAGTGGGAGTCGGACTCGCTCGCTTCCCCAGCCAATCCATCGCTCACCTCCTTCTTGttcatcttcttcttattattattatttgatccgCTGGCGTCCCCTCTCCCGCCTAATATCTCGCCGGAATCTCTATTTTCGTCTCCGTCTCTCTGATTCCTCTTCTGCGTCTGCTGCTTCAGCTGGACCATGTGCTTCTCGCAGTACGACTTTCCCGGCGACGACGTTTCGCTGCACCGCCATTTGTTCGGTCCCGCGCTTCGCTTGCAGCGGCGATCGGACGGCGTATCCATGAGAAACTGGCTACAATCGACGGCTAGGATTGCATTGAACTCGGCTGAGATTTGTTGGGTGGTGGCGTAAGAGATATTCGGACAGGGCGAACTTTGTTATGAAACGAACACGAATCTGTTGTATGCGAATGGATGCTTATGTAGGGATTGGTGCGAATTGATGCGTTGTATGATGACGTGCATTAATTAAGTACGAAGTTTTCCCGAGCCGATCCAGAATTAATTGTTCTAGGACACGCGTCACTAAGTCGAAAGAAAACTTTCTCTGTGCTTTAATAtgtccttctttttttctcaagaaaaaaaatgtccttctttttatatcaattttataACCACATTATACCTAGAAAATGTATAGGCTGAAGATCTTGAtaggatttttttgttattaggCTATTCCAATTTCATACTTTTAAGAGAGGGAAGTTACGGACCTACCTACGTCTTATTCAGACTAGGACAACTATATCAGAtacaaaaaatgattaaaaaaaaaaagtggtgcAAGAACGCCATTAGTAAAAGATAAATCAAGTAGGGCTAGAAAcccggatcctctccattttctttaataaaaaatacaagaagtgGAGTTGGAAATTCggatcttttctattttaaagaaattggaAAGGAACCGGTTCTTTATATTACAATGGTAGAATGATcagtttgctttttttttagatcattCTATCATTATAAAAAGAAGGATCGACTCATCTTCATttcctttaaaataaaaaagatcctTTTCCTCGAGTCGGAGGGTGGCCAGTGTAAGCCATGACCCCCAACacaaggtaaaaaaaaaaaaattataaggtaaaattttattttttttcttttgcctttTGACCTTTACGCACTAAAATTTTTGGCCTTTTGACTCATGCCCATACCAAACTCTGCCTCCGTTTCAAAATACAACCGATGAGAGCATTTTTTTTGGACCAAACATACTAAGAAAAAGCTTTTGATCTCAAAaccataatatttttatttcttttcgaCAATAAAGATGAAAGCCATTagcaaaaattggaaaaattggaTACTTGAATGGCTTTATATCAATCAAAGGTACATATGACCCGCCAACCGTGGTCCAGCAATGGCCATCAAGGGTTGGGCCTTAGGCATGGTCATCCCATAAACCTCACTTGTATCTATATCTTCAGGCCTCAACCCTTCCGGTGGGGCCCATTCAAAGCAGTGAAAGAGCCGAGCCAAAGCCATCAAAACCATGGTCACTCCAAGCGGTGCACCAGGGCACTTCCTCTTCCCAGCACTAAATGGCAATATCTTGAAGTCGGCTCCGTGGCTAATCTCGACTCGGCGCCCATCGACCAACCAGTGCCTCTCAGGCCGAAACTCCTCTACGTTGTCCCAGAGCTTGGTGTTCCGACCCAACCCATGAGTGTTGATGAAGACACGTGTCTTGGCCGGGATGTAATAGCCGTTGATGGTGGTGGCGCAAAGAGATTCGTGTGGGATGAGAAAGGGCCCAGCTGGGTGCATACGGAAAGTTTCACGTACGACGCAACGCAAGTAGTTAAGATGGGCCAAATCAGATTCAGAGACCATTCTGTTGGGTCCCACGACGGAATCAAGCTCTTCTTGGATCTTTCGAAGGACACGTGGATGCTTGATCACCTCGGCCATCGCCCACTCATTGGTCACAGCTGAAGTGTCTGTAGCAGCGGCTATCATGTCCTAAAGTGCCATAAACCAAATTGGTCAATTAGTGTTTCATTGAGGTTTTATGAGCACCGGACGGACTACAATTTAGAAtgtaaaattctaattttttaaaatttttgaggaAAATATCAAGTTCGCCCCTAATGAGCACCATCATTTTATCATACTACCAACAATTATCCCTTAGTTGAGTGGCATTAAGAATGTGTATTGtcttaaaagaaattgaaggatCCACGACAATTTCCCAAATTGCTACTAACATGAATAGGTAAGGTGAGATATCTCATAtgttatttatctatttaaaaaGGTGATTAGATAGTCCAAAAAGTATTTGGGTAAGTGGGTCTGATAGAATTAGATCCATAACAATTACATGTCTAAATTCTAGCAATTTTAGCAAGTAATGTAAGAGACTATGTAGGATCCACTTGCCTGGGCAGATGACTGGACAATGCAAAATTTATTTCGGTAGGATGGTCCTATATAGGGTTTCTTATATTACCTGCttaaattgctaacaattcaaACAAGTAATTGTTGTGTATCCTTATTCGAGTCACATATGAGCTTTCttacattaattatttgtttaattgctagcaattcagaCAAGTAATTCCTATGAATCGTAATCCTAAAACAaagtaattcaaaaaaattgaaggaaagtAAATAGACAGAATACTGCAATCATacagttaaaaaatatatatcaccTGGATTAGAGCTTTAATTTCTATATCATCCATGTGTTCTTTCCCGTCTTCACCAGGCAAAGATAGTAGGACATCAACAAAATCCAATTCTTCATCATCACCTGcactttcctttctctttctctctcttgcccTCCTATGTTCTTCAATGATCCTCATGTGAAAATCATCCACTCTCTTCTCCACATCCCGCATCCTCTTTTCACACCCATAAGGGTCCACGCACCTCCAAAACGGTAGATAATCACCCAAGTATATCAAGCCCAAAAGCCAAAACAACTCATGGGTTATATCCATGAACTCCATAGCCTCTTGAGGGCCAGCTGATTCAGCACCAAAATATTGCTTCCCCAGCAACATCCTCGTCACATTGTTCATTGAGAATGCACCCAACACTTCCCTCAAGTTCACCGCCTTTCCGGTTCGAGCCCGCTCCCAAATGTCTCGAACAAGATGTTGGGCTTCCTCGGCGCGGTGCTTCGCAAATGACTCGAGTCGCTTTGTCGTCAACAAGTGCTCCATGCAGATTCTCCTCATCCGCTTCCAATGCGGCCCCAATGGGGCCAGTGCCACGTCTCCGCACCCATAGGCTAAATGAATGGCGGCGAGAGTCCGTGGCCTGGAGGCAAATACATCGTCTTGACGAACCAAAATTTCGCTTATGATATCAGGGTCGGTGGTGGTGATGGCATGAACGCTGCCAAGGCGGAGGTAGACCAAGGAGCCATATTTGCCACACAGAGAAGCTAGGTCCCTGTGGGGGAGTTGGGTCAACTGGAGAAGGTTACCAAATATCGGCCACCTTGGTGGCCCCGGAGGAAgtctttttgtttgatttaagGACTTCCGATTGAGCCACTGGTAAATGATCTTGGCGAGGAGAGCTGCACAAAGAAGGGTTGAAGCAAATGTGACTAAATCCATGAATGGTACcaattttttggacttttttgttgcataatttcattaaaaatttaagtttgttTAGACCTTTAAATACTTGCTTAttgcataaataaataatgcttTATTATTAATCATAATCTTTACATGCAAAAGGTCATAATTGTGTAAATGGTGTGACACATCTACAATTCTACATAGTTGAATCAAACAATTGATTATGAAGACTTTCATCTGTAGGTTGTTGGGTCGATGAGACATGCTCTTTGTGATGGTCACATATGGACTCCTACTCTAAAGAAATGAAATTTGCCTTTCTCCTCCTACTCATGGTAGATTGAAGAGTACAACATGCATGGCCCCTAGTTAGGTAAAGATATTATAACTATACAGGCTGCTCAAATTGATTCATTTATTAAGACAACTAAGGTTACTTTTAGTAGGTAGAAATGGACCAGGAATGGATCGGGAGTGACTataatagttattttattatttggttgcAAATCACTACTATAGATCGAATAGCTATTTCCataaatgagaaataaatattcCTCTAAAAGATTAGAGACATAGCTATTTTTCCTGAAAAGAAttgcattttcctttctttttctttttttttctaaaaaaaatacattctcCGTGAGTGGAGGGTGATTGGTACCTAGAGCACAACACTTGGTCGTTCGATTAGGGTATTTGGCCACCATAGggaattaacctttttttttttcccaaaaaaataaaaaagaaagctttttttggcaaaatcaTTTTTAGAACTAGGGTACgtttgaaattttgatttagCTATAGTTACAGTGAGGAAATTTTATCATTTGTGTGTTATCACCAACGAAATAATAGAAATGGTCATTCTATTACAGCTTAATTATTATATTCCTAATAATACTCATTCCTATGCTTAAGAAATCATCGTTCTAGTGTATCAAACGTGCCCAAGAGACGGTGAATTAAGGAAAATGCTAAATATACTAGTGCATctttattacaaatttacaatacCTCTACAAAACTGAGGTGGAATCTTACATGAATACTGCTAAGTCAATAATACTAGAATTTGATTTCcaagtcaaatttttattaacaaattcATATGTTtagaaattgaaggaaaaataaaaaaacttataggATCAAATGCTCTTCCCCTCTCTTCTCCATCTCATACTCAAAATCATTTCAtcttttatagtaattttttttttttaataaacccAAACCCGCTCAGCATTCTGTAAAACCACCCTTTTTGGTGGTGTTAGTGGTGATCCTTAGGGTTGTTCATTATAACTGACCTGCCAACCGATAACCGATAACTGATAACCGCTAACCAATTTCATAGTTGGTTATTAAAAACCGCTAATAGACTAAGTCGGTTGCAATTCGCGGTTTTAGGGGTTAGGAAAAGGCGGTTATAACTGATAACtgactatatatatgtataataatataaatatttatattaataaactATTAATCAAAACATCCGGACTTGTTGAGTTGTTGGCCGTTTACTAACTTTACTGCTCTACTTCTCCAGAtttgagaatttattttttccagaTTTTGTAATATCCAGATTTGGGATTTGTCAATTGTTGGTTTTCCAGATTTTGTAATATCCAAACTGAGTGATactataagtcttcctagagtccTCCTGGAGCCATccaaaatgtgatgtggcttttaaaatcatcaatagatcaaaagttaataaatcacatcacatttgggatgactctaagaagacttatagcattactcctccAGACTTGTtgtcttttttgtctttttaatttttttcatttgaatttggattaatggatttagGCTATGTTTTTTTAGCCATGTTTTTGGGCTACAATTTATTGGgccattttttttcatcttttttggaatttttgtcCCAAAATCCttaaaataagaccaaaaattacaaattaaaggcccaaaacacttaaaaagcccaaatgcccatttaaaaaaaaaaaacggttataaCCAATCGGTTATTGAATTGAATAACCGATAACCGCCAGTTATAAAATAACCAATAACCGACAAAGTCAGTTGCAGTTACGGTTATA
It contains:
- the LOC132187184 gene encoding cytochrome P450 703A2, with translation MDLVTFASTLLCAALLAKIIYQWLNRKSLNQTKRLPPGPPRWPIFGNLLQLTQLPHRDLASLCGKYGSLVYLRLGSVHAITTTDPDIISEILVRQDDVFASRPRTLAAIHLAYGCGDVALAPLGPHWKRMRRICMEHLLTTKRLESFAKHRAEEAQHLVRDIWERARTGKAVNLREVLGAFSMNNVTRMLLGKQYFGAESAGPQEAMEFMDITHELFWLLGLIYLGDYLPFWRCVDPYGCEKRMRDVEKRVDDFHMRIIEEHRRARERKRKESAGDDEELDFVDVLLSLPGEDGKEHMDDIEIKALIQDMIAAATDTSAVTNEWAMAEVIKHPRVLRKIQEELDSVVGPNRMVSESDLAHLNYLRCVVRETFRMHPAGPFLIPHESLCATTINGYYIPAKTRVFINTHGLGRNTKLWDNVEEFRPERHWLVDGRRVEISHGADFKILPFSAGKRKCPGAPLGVTMVLMALARLFHCFEWAPPEGLRPEDIDTSEVYGMTMPKAQPLMAIAGPRLAGHMYL